Proteins encoded by one window of Rhodoligotrophos appendicifer:
- a CDS encoding MerR family transcriptional regulator, which produces MTRAPIAQAERCKVFSISDLCVEFDVTPRTLRFYEQKGLLAPAKRGWTRLFSQRDRVRLQLILRGKRVGLSLEEIKEIIDLYHLKDGHAEQLKVAADKLRGRLNTLKKQRKELDDTITELERTCSIVEGMLKEKKSLGADAAE; this is translated from the coding sequence ATGACGAGGGCGCCCATTGCCCAAGCCGAGCGATGCAAGGTTTTCAGCATTTCGGATCTGTGCGTCGAGTTCGACGTCACGCCACGCACTTTAAGATTCTACGAGCAGAAGGGCTTGCTGGCTCCGGCCAAAAGAGGCTGGACGAGGCTGTTCAGTCAGCGCGATCGGGTGAGGCTTCAGCTGATCCTGCGGGGCAAGAGGGTCGGGTTGTCCCTCGAGGAAATAAAGGAGATCATTGACCTTTATCATCTCAAAGACGGGCATGCGGAACAGCTGAAAGTCGCGGCCGATAAACTCCGGGGGCGATTAAACACCCTCAAGAAGCAGCGCAAAGAGCTCGACGATACCATCACGGAACTGGAACGAACCTGTTCGATCGTCGAGGGCATGCTCAAGGAAAAGAAAAGCTTAGGAGCTGACGCAGCCGAATGA
- a CDS encoding SEL1-like repeat protein, with protein sequence MTAGVPWSIKGVEPKAREAAKLAARKEGLTLGEWLNAMILETPPSPETVRQASTASFSTRPAEAVEQKLERLSEQLAELTRQQQQTTAGRFIDYRSSLSTTESNTEVLMARVERHERQTVEALAAINERLSGIAKQFGDFRTSAQSVQVPTSLEASLRTIMERIEAGERRQRDLLQPHDRSAAWGMGSVNPRPDIPDNAISELESRFNALAQRLATTERNAEAAARNAAVTAIREAQAEFKTAEQRIIALVGELAQADDASATRLEDLYRQVSLLAERLVAVEKSGLRDYDPGRIVDIEKRLDGFDNRLRAAVESNPSADMLLELQSHVVALTEKLALTEERFSGIEAIEQSISELLAAMEESSPSELGASSELQSLRNGQSAIERQLEQADHQTKETLRAVNETLEKVIGRLSSLEQAHNQDQEPPAGDEENLAADQEPAAPEPLGKGDMPPAPPPADRRESPDPELRPGSSRNEASSIDTVTRRDDFIAAARRAAQVAAQAPQPAAARFNPLSKLRSLARAKSPEAEDDHSASDAASSRKPLILAGAILLLLAASAYTIADGTRRAGTANPELSAEDTLSQTPGRTDRAPARATVATKGQAVPAPTRVTPSFRDPVTTGSIGVQRPTLLPPPLPTPDPSSAQRGISDPAARESASREDLPERAGSQSLRGAALTGDRLAQFIVAVRLIEGDGPSEAALAARWFQKAAAQGFAPAQYRLGMLYERGAGVPKDIAAARVWYQRAAEKGNVKAMHNLAVTLAGGADAPDYAKAAIWFAAAAAYGIRDSQYNFGVLLEKGLGIPEDLAEAYLWYALCARGGDKDAAARAEDLKSRLTSEALVAMNRRVSTWKPKAPLLEANNVVLPAEWRDAPARRTDQRAEITRKMPLATLQ encoded by the coding sequence ATGACAGCGGGCGTGCCTTGGAGCATCAAGGGGGTTGAACCGAAAGCTCGAGAGGCTGCCAAGCTCGCTGCGCGGAAGGAGGGGCTGACATTGGGGGAATGGCTTAACGCCATGATCCTGGAGACGCCCCCTTCCCCGGAGACCGTGAGACAGGCATCGACGGCAAGCTTCTCCACTCGGCCTGCAGAGGCGGTGGAGCAGAAGCTCGAGCGTCTGTCGGAGCAACTCGCGGAGCTGACGCGCCAACAGCAGCAGACCACGGCAGGCCGCTTCATCGACTATCGCTCGAGCCTGTCCACGACGGAATCGAACACAGAAGTGCTGATGGCGCGCGTGGAGCGGCATGAACGGCAGACGGTCGAGGCTCTGGCTGCCATCAATGAGCGCCTGTCCGGAATAGCCAAACAGTTCGGCGATTTTCGAACGTCGGCGCAATCCGTTCAGGTGCCGACCTCTCTGGAAGCGTCTTTGCGCACGATCATGGAACGCATTGAGGCCGGAGAGCGCCGTCAACGCGATCTTTTGCAGCCCCACGATCGAAGCGCCGCCTGGGGCATGGGTTCGGTCAACCCGCGCCCCGACATCCCCGACAACGCAATTTCTGAACTCGAGTCTCGGTTCAATGCTCTGGCGCAGCGGCTGGCGACCACCGAACGAAACGCAGAAGCGGCGGCGCGCAACGCGGCGGTAACGGCGATTCGGGAGGCGCAGGCCGAATTCAAGACGGCGGAGCAGAGGATTATCGCTCTCGTCGGTGAACTTGCGCAAGCAGACGACGCTTCGGCGACACGGCTGGAAGATCTTTACCGTCAGGTCTCGCTTCTGGCGGAGCGTCTCGTGGCCGTGGAGAAATCCGGTCTGCGGGACTATGACCCTGGCCGCATCGTGGACATCGAGAAGCGGCTGGATGGCTTTGATAATCGTCTGCGCGCGGCCGTTGAGAGCAACCCCAGCGCCGACATGCTGCTTGAGCTCCAATCCCACGTTGTTGCTCTGACCGAAAAGCTCGCTTTGACCGAAGAGCGGTTCAGCGGCATCGAGGCCATTGAGCAGAGCATTTCTGAGCTTTTGGCCGCCATGGAGGAGAGCTCTCCTTCGGAACTCGGGGCATCGAGCGAGCTTCAATCTCTCCGGAATGGCCAGTCTGCGATTGAGCGGCAGTTGGAGCAGGCGGACCATCAGACCAAGGAAACGCTGCGGGCGGTCAACGAAACCCTGGAGAAGGTCATCGGCCGTCTGTCCTCGTTGGAGCAGGCGCACAACCAGGATCAGGAACCTCCCGCCGGTGATGAGGAGAACCTCGCGGCAGATCAAGAGCCTGCAGCCCCAGAACCCCTCGGTAAAGGGGACATGCCCCCCGCGCCGCCACCGGCGGATCGGCGCGAGAGCCCTGACCCCGAACTGCGGCCCGGGTCGTCCCGCAACGAGGCGAGTTCGATAGACACCGTGACTCGCCGCGATGACTTCATTGCTGCCGCTCGTCGCGCTGCGCAGGTTGCAGCCCAGGCGCCGCAGCCCGCCGCGGCACGCTTCAATCCCCTGAGCAAGCTCAGGTCCCTCGCGCGGGCCAAGTCGCCGGAAGCCGAAGATGATCACTCGGCGTCGGACGCTGCGAGCAGCCGCAAGCCCCTGATCCTGGCCGGGGCAATTCTGCTCCTCTTGGCCGCCTCCGCCTATACGATCGCAGATGGAACCCGTCGTGCCGGAACCGCAAATCCAGAACTGAGTGCGGAAGACACGCTCTCGCAGACACCAGGCCGCACCGATCGCGCTCCTGCTCGGGCGACTGTTGCGACCAAGGGTCAAGCGGTCCCGGCACCAACGCGCGTCACGCCCTCCTTCCGGGATCCCGTGACGACAGGGTCGATCGGCGTCCAACGGCCGACCCTTCTGCCCCCACCGCTGCCCACGCCGGATCCCTCCTCCGCTCAACGGGGGATCTCCGATCCTGCCGCACGCGAGAGCGCCTCTCGGGAGGACCTGCCTGAGCGGGCGGGATCGCAGTCTCTCCGCGGCGCAGCCTTGACCGGTGATCGCCTGGCCCAGTTCATCGTTGCAGTCAGGCTGATCGAAGGCGACGGCCCGAGTGAAGCGGCTCTGGCCGCCCGCTGGTTTCAGAAGGCGGCAGCGCAGGGTTTTGCCCCAGCTCAATACCGCTTGGGCATGCTCTATGAACGGGGTGCCGGCGTCCCGAAGGACATCGCAGCCGCACGCGTCTGGTATCAGCGCGCCGCCGAGAAGGGCAACGTCAAGGCGATGCACAACCTGGCTGTAACTCTGGCGGGCGGCGCTGATGCACCGGACTACGCGAAGGCCGCGATCTGGTTCGCTGCTGCGGCAGCCTATGGAATTCGCGACAGCCAATACAACTTTGGCGTACTTTTGGAGAAGGGTCTCGGCATTCCGGAGGATCTTGCCGAAGCCTATCTCTGGTATGCGCTCTGTGCGCGCGGCGGTGATAAGGATGCAGCAGCCCGCGCCGAAGATCTGAAGTCCCGACTGACCTCGGAAGCACTGGTCGCGATGAACCGGCGGGTGTCGACTTGGAAGCCGAAGGCGCCGCTTCTCGAAGCCAATAATGTCGTTCTTCCTGCAGAGTGGCGCGATGCTCCTGCGCGGAGAACGGATCAACGCGCGGAAATCACGCGAAAGATGCCTTTGGCGACGCTCCAATAG
- a CDS encoding DUF3429 domain-containing protein: MQESRQFPKSALAFGCIGAIPFIGLAVAVWLVDSPEEIGAITVITLIYGAVTLAFLGGIRWGTGLGPYAADRTRSAFILSLSSLLIGGASLLLPPIPGIILLTAGFILQFGWDMATVQRALLPLWYGKLQLFLTAMVNTGLLIILARLILMAPSA, encoded by the coding sequence GTGCAGGAGTCGAGGCAGTTCCCTAAGTCTGCCTTGGCCTTCGGATGTATTGGGGCGATCCCCTTCATCGGTTTGGCTGTCGCTGTCTGGCTGGTCGATTCTCCAGAGGAAATCGGCGCGATAACCGTCATCACTCTGATTTACGGGGCGGTGACACTGGCATTTCTCGGAGGCATTCGCTGGGGGACCGGCCTCGGCCCCTACGCAGCCGACCGAACCCGCTCCGCCTTCATTCTGAGCCTGTCATCCTTGCTCATCGGCGGCGCTTCGCTTCTCCTCCCACCGATCCCCGGAATAATTCTCCTGACCGCCGGCTTCATCCTTCAGTTTGGATGGGACATGGCAACGGTCCAGCGAGCCTTGCTGCCCCTCTGGTACGGAAAGCTGCAACTCTTCCTGACCGCCATGGTGAACACTGGTCTGCTGATCATCCTGGCGAGACTGATCCTGATGGCGCCCTCCGCTTAG
- the pdeM gene encoding ligase-associated DNA damage response endonuclease PdeM, whose amino-acid sequence MKPFLQKPPNHSSTKPCRSIPPFTERVTGLQIRGLDLRFDVSGALHVPDLRTIVVADLHLEKGSSYAMRGVFLPPYDTRSTLRALDEVCRRLRPERIISLGDSFHDGGARSRLDAEDLVRIRHFTEAHEVIWLAGNHDKAPPIDLGGTVGSSIRLGPITLRHEPSHGSATEPEIAGHLHPVAAIAQRGLRLRGRCFASDGERLIMPAFGSFTGGLNVRSPAISSLFSQGKFAVWMLGRQAVYAFPSRVLLPEFS is encoded by the coding sequence ATGAAGCCCTTTTTGCAGAAGCCGCCGAATCACTCATCGACGAAGCCATGCAGATCAATTCCTCCGTTCACTGAACGCGTCACAGGACTTCAGATCCGCGGCCTCGATCTGCGCTTCGATGTCTCGGGCGCCCTGCACGTCCCGGACCTGCGAACGATCGTCGTCGCCGATCTCCACCTCGAGAAGGGTTCAAGCTATGCCATGCGGGGGGTCTTTCTTCCGCCCTATGACACTCGCTCCACCCTCAGGGCGCTGGATGAGGTCTGCCGCAGGCTCAGGCCAGAGCGGATCATTTCCCTTGGCGACAGTTTTCACGACGGGGGCGCCCGCAGTCGCCTGGACGCCGAGGATCTGGTTCGCATCCGCCACTTCACCGAGGCGCATGAGGTCATCTGGCTTGCAGGAAATCACGACAAGGCGCCGCCCATCGATCTCGGCGGAACGGTGGGATCCAGCATTCGCCTTGGACCGATCACGCTCCGGCACGAGCCTTCGCATGGATCAGCGACAGAGCCGGAGATTGCCGGTCATCTCCATCCGGTGGCTGCCATAGCGCAACGTGGATTGCGGCTGCGAGGCCGCTGCTTCGCGAGCGATGGAGAGCGCTTGATCATGCCGGCGTTCGGCTCGTTCACGGGTGGGCTCAATGTCCGCAGCCCGGCGATTTCCTCCCTGTTCTCACAGGGGAAGTTTGCCGTCTGGATGTTGGGGCGGCAGGCGGTCTATGCCTTTCCCTCGCGCGTCCTCCTCCCGGAGTTCTCCTAA